One region of Quercus lobata isolate SW786 chromosome 2, ValleyOak3.0 Primary Assembly, whole genome shotgun sequence genomic DNA includes:
- the LOC115962635 gene encoding methionine aminopeptidase 2B-like, which produces MYNSVRRAAEVHRQVRKYIKSILKPGMLMTDLCETLENTVHKLISENGLQAGIAFPTGCSLNWVAAHWTPNSGDKTVLQYDDVMKLDFGTHIDGCIVDCAFTVAFNPMFDPQLEASPEATNTGIKVLFGPQ; this is translated from the exons ATGTACAATTCAGTTCGCCGAGCAGCTGAAGTTCATCGTCAG GTTCGGAAATACATCAAAAGTATTCTGAAGCCTGGAATGTTGATGACTGACCTGTGTGAGACTTTGGAGAATACAGTCCATAAGCTAATATCAGAGAATGGTCTGCAAGCTGGCATCGCTTTCCCTACAGGGTGCTCTCTGAACTG GGTTGCTGCTCATTGGACCCCAAATTCAGGAGATAAGACTGTGCTTCAGTATGATGATGTGATGAAGTTGGATTTTGGAACTCATATCGATG GGTGTATAGTCGACTGTGCATTTACAGTGGCATTCAATCCAATGTTTGATCCACAACTTGAAGCCTCTCCTGAAGCAACCAATACAGGTATCAAGGTACTGTTCGGTCCCCAATAA